GTCGGAAGGTCGCAGCACCGGGTGGGTGTAGTGCACCGAGAACGGCACATCGTGCTTCACCTCGGCCTGGCTGATATCGGCCGGCAGGATCACCACCGCCACGCCGCGGCGACTGATTGCGGCCTGGCAGGCCAGTGTCACCACGCGGCGCGCCTGTTCGGCGCTGTGCACCTGCTCGCAGAACACCGAACAACTGGCGTACACCGCCTTGAAGTCCACTTCCTGCGGGAATTCCATGCCCAGCTCGCTGGTCACCACCTGGCTGGCGATCAGTACCATCGGCGCACGGTTGCGGTTGCTCTCGAAGACGCCGTTGATGAAATGCAGGCTGCCGGGGCCGCAGGAACCGGCGCAGGCGGTCAGCTCGCCGCTCACCAGCGAATCGGCGCCGGCAGCGAATGCGGCCACTTCCTCATGGCGTACATGCACCCAGGCGATCTCACTGCCATGCATCGCATCGGTCACATGGTTGAGCGTATCGCCCACGATGCCGTAGCAACGGCGGACACCGGCCTGCTGCAGGGCATCCACCACGATTTCGGCCACGCGCTTGCTCATCGGATACATCCTCGAACGGGGGAACGTCCGAGGCTAGACCCCGCGAAGTGATGCCCCCGTGGGCAAGACGCGCATCGCCTCGTTCTGCAAACCCGGGGCGGATCCCTCGTCAATCGTTGACGTTGATCCAGCCCACCACCGCGCCCTGCTTCGGGTTGCGGTAGCGCAGCTTCATCCAGCCATCCTGTTCATCCAGCATTTCCACGCGGTCGCCCTGCACCAGGTAACGCTTGGTGCTGGACGCGCCGGGCCGGTCGAACAGGAACAGGCGCGCGGGTACCACGGTGGCCTGCTGACCACGCAGCGGCCCGTCGGGCGGTGCGCCCAGGCCATCGGCAATCGCGCTCTCCAGCACGCGACCGGCAGGATCGTAAGTACGCCAGACCGCCAGCGGCCCCTGCTCGTCGGTCTGTTCCCAATGCAGCGCGGCGTTCAGCGTGTCGCCCAGCATCAACACGCTCTCGGAGCGGTACAGATAGAGCTTCGTACCTGCAAACCGGTACTGATCGGTGTACCACATCGGGCCACTGCGGCAGCTGCTGGTCAGGGTGCGGCTCGAACGATCAACCGTCAGCCCCATCAGGTCACCGCAGCTGTCCTTGCCATGGGTGTCGGCCTGCAGCGCGCGGAACCCGGCACTGGCCGGGTCGAAGCGGTACACCGCCACCGCCTCGTTGACCATGCCCACCGAAGCGCGTGCGACCAGTTCCGGGTAGCCATCGAAATCGGCGTCCTCCAGACCCCAGCGCGAATTGCCGTCGGCGTCCGCCGCGCCCGCCAGCGTCTGACGCTTGCCCGACGGTGACAGCTGCACCGCGATGCTGCCGTCCTGCTGGGGATCCGCGTGCGCCTGTACGTGCGCGGCCACTTGGAACCGCAGCGTTTCGCCGTCATCCCCACGCGCCTGCGCCGACGCTGCCAGCACGCCTGCCAACACCAGGCCCAGCATGCACTCCATGTAGTTCATCATCGCTCCCTGCGGCACCGCACTGGCACCTTCACCTCAGAACGATACGTCAACCGCCTGCCGCGACCACAGCACCGACTGATGCTTGGTCTGCTGCTTCCAAGCCAGGCGGATCGCTTCGATGTCGGCGCGGCGCTGGGGGGTGTCCTCGTGCAGCACCACCAGCACCTTGGTGCGCAGGCGGTTGGGCGCGGCATCGCCGCGGAACAGCCACTGGCCGTAGGCATCGAACACGGTCAGGCCATCCGGGAAGCGCGGGGTCACTTCCTTGTCCAGGAAGGTGCGCCACTGCGCCTCGCTGATGGTGTCGGCCTGCGGGCGGTTGCCGGCGCCCTGCTCCTCGCCCACGCCGAAGTACAGCTCACTGCGCACCCAGCCGTGGCCGGCGGACGGGCGTGCGGCATCACCCTTCAGTTCGGCGGTGGTGGCTGTGGCATAGGCACTGGGCGCCTGCGAAGAGAGGCTGGCGCAGCCGCTGGTGGCCAGCAGCACGGCGAAGACGAGGCCAAGGTGTTTCATCGGTACAGCTCCGGGGAAGGGGGACAAGGCGAGCCGGCAGCGTACAGCGCCACCGGCCCGGCATGCTGATGCCAGCAGGACATCAACTCATGCCGGACCGGCAGGGGCTTGCATCCGCAGCGGTCATCACGCGAAGATAATATATCGCTTCATCCGGATGGATGTAAGTGAAACTACCCCCCCCTTCCCCGTCGTCGTTGTTGCCGGAGCCCCTCAATGTCCGCCCGCCTGCCCGCGTCGCCGCTCGGCCTCGCCATTGCCCTCGCGCTTTCCTCTGCCGCCGTCCCGGCCCTGGCCCAGGACGCCACCAACCTGGACACGGTGATCGTCACCGGCACCCGTGCCGCCGACCGCACTGTGCTCGAATCCACCTCGCCGGTGGATGTACTCACCGCCGAGGACATCCGCAAGGCCGGCGTGGTCAATGGTGAACTGGGCAGTGCGCTGCAGGCATTGCTGCCCTCGTTCAACTTCCCGCGCCAGTCCAACTCCGGCGGCGCCGACCACGTGCGCGCGGCGCAGCTGCGTGGCCTGTCGCCGGACCAGGTGCTGGTGCTGGTCAATGGCAAGCGCCGCCACCACACTGCGCTGGTCA
This portion of the Stenotrophomonas sp. WZN-1 genome encodes:
- a CDS encoding DUF3574 domain-containing protein codes for the protein MKHLGLVFAVLLATSGCASLSSQAPSAYATATTAELKGDAARPSAGHGWVRSELYFGVGEEQGAGNRPQADTISEAQWRTFLDKEVTPRFPDGLTVFDAYGQWLFRGDAAPNRLRTKVLVVLHEDTPQRRADIEAIRLAWKQQTKHQSVLWSRQAVDVSF